The following are encoded together in the Oceanobacillus zhaokaii genome:
- a CDS encoding MFS transporter, which produces MENTDKEKVKILKESEPIYSILFIIGICHLLNDSLQAVIPAMFPILENSLGLTFTQLGLIAFTLNMISSVMQPLVGIYTDKRPIPYALPIGLTSSMFGMLGLALAPNFWMILLSVVFIGLGSAVFHPEGSRVAYLAAGTKRGLSQSIYQVGGNAGQALAPLITALILVPLGQFGAIWFTLVAALAVMFLSYIAKWYAKQIKIFKSKKRTQTERKPNKNVSKAIKGAIIILIFVTFARSWYSAAISNFYAFYVMDNYGITIANSQVYIFTFLAMGAVGTFLGGPLADRFGKRNIILFSLLGSAPLALVLPYVGPTIAILILAVIGLMLMSSFSVIVVYAQELVPGKIGTMSGLIVGLAFGMGAIGSVALGALIDFFGLTSTMIMISLLPLLGFAALLLPTDKKVKEWYT; this is translated from the coding sequence GTGGAAAATACCGACAAAGAGAAAGTCAAGATACTAAAGGAAAGTGAACCAATCTATTCCATATTATTCATTATCGGAATATGCCATCTATTAAATGATTCCTTACAGGCCGTTATACCTGCCATGTTTCCCATTTTGGAGAACTCACTCGGTTTAACCTTTACACAGCTTGGGCTTATTGCGTTTACATTAAATATGATTTCTTCTGTTATGCAGCCATTAGTAGGAATCTATACGGATAAGCGGCCAATTCCTTATGCATTGCCAATTGGACTAACGAGCAGCATGTTCGGAATGCTCGGGCTCGCACTAGCACCGAATTTCTGGATGATTCTTTTAAGCGTTGTCTTTATTGGACTCGGTTCTGCTGTTTTTCACCCTGAGGGGTCTCGTGTAGCTTATCTTGCTGCTGGAACGAAGCGGGGTCTATCGCAATCGATTTATCAAGTTGGGGGAAATGCAGGACAGGCACTAGCTCCTTTAATCACCGCACTAATCCTTGTTCCGCTAGGACAATTCGGGGCAATTTGGTTCACCTTAGTTGCTGCATTAGCGGTTATGTTCCTTTCTTACATAGCAAAATGGTATGCAAAGCAAATAAAAATATTTAAAAGCAAAAAAAGAACACAAACTGAAAGAAAACCGAATAAGAATGTTTCCAAAGCAATTAAAGGAGCGATTATCATTCTTATCTTCGTGACCTTTGCACGTTCATGGTATAGTGCGGCAATTTCCAATTTCTATGCTTTTTACGTCATGGATAATTACGGAATCACAATCGCAAACTCTCAAGTGTATATCTTTACTTTCCTTGCAATGGGTGCTGTTGGAACGTTTCTTGGCGGACCATTAGCAGATCGATTCGGTAAACGGAATATTATCCTTTTTTCATTATTAGGCTCTGCTCCACTTGCATTAGTCCTTCCATACGTTGGACCCACTATCGCTATCCTTATCCTTGCAGTAATTGGACTGATGTTAATGTCCAGCTTCTCTGTCATCGTTGTTTATGCACAGGAGCTCGTACCGGGTAAAATTGGTACGATGTCTGGATTAATTGTCGGACTAGCATTTGGTATGGGAGCAATTGGTTCAGTTGCTCTAGGTGCCCTGATTGATTTCTTTGGATTAACATCAACGATGATTATGATCTCATTATTACCTTTATTAGGATTTGCAGCATTGCTATTACCAACTGATAAAAAGGTAAAGGAATGGTACACATGA
- a CDS encoding Cof-type HAD-IIB family hydrolase has translation MKLIASDLDGTLLNEDGIVSEENAQAIKKAIDQGIKFVVATGRSYEAASKPLQAVGITSPIISLNGAVSYGEDQKIISKVAMDKEVSRQILASCQKRDMYIEFFTNDGMYSGSREYFLQVLVDIMKSANPDISDEEVREKAALRFQSEPVTFINDYEEIFSIDNVEIYKILAFSHDKTKLAAVREELSEESGIAITSSGDINLEFNHPEAQKGIALKSFAASLGIEMKDVMALGDNWNDASMLKMAGRGVAMANAEEGIKELCEYSTKSNIEDGVAAAIEEMLQEAMV, from the coding sequence ATGAAACTTATTGCATCAGATTTAGATGGTACTCTTTTAAATGAAGACGGTATTGTTAGTGAAGAAAATGCCCAAGCGATTAAAAAGGCGATCGATCAGGGGATTAAGTTTGTTGTTGCGACGGGGAGATCTTATGAGGCAGCTAGTAAGCCACTTCAAGCTGTAGGCATCACCAGCCCGATAATTAGTTTGAATGGGGCTGTTTCCTATGGAGAAGATCAGAAAATTATTAGCAAAGTCGCAATGGATAAAGAGGTTTCGAGACAAATCCTAGCAAGTTGTCAGAAAAGGGATATGTATATTGAGTTTTTCACAAATGATGGAATGTATTCCGGCAGCAGAGAGTATTTCCTTCAAGTTCTTGTTGATATTATGAAATCTGCAAATCCAGATATCTCAGATGAAGAAGTTCGAGAAAAGGCTGCACTTCGATTCCAATCGGAGCCAGTAACATTTATCAATGATTATGAGGAAATATTTTCGATTGACAATGTTGAAATATATAAAATTTTAGCTTTTTCCCATGATAAAACTAAATTAGCGGCTGTTCGTGAGGAATTATCAGAGGAATCAGGGATTGCTATTACCTCTTCAGGTGATATTAACCTGGAATTTAATCATCCAGAAGCACAAAAGGGTATAGCATTAAAAAGCTTTGCAGCTAGTTTGGGTATCGAGATGAAGGATGTAATGGCTTTAGGCGACAATTGGAATGACGCGAGTATGCTTAAGATGGCTGGTCGCGGGGTTGCAATGGCGAATGCTGAGGAAGGTATAAAAGAGCTTTGTGAGTATTCGACAAAGTCAAATATTGAGGATGGCGTAGCTGCAGCGATAGAAGAGATGCTGCAGGAAGCTATGGTATAA
- the licT gene encoding BglG family transcription antiterminator LicT — translation MLIKRVFNNNVALTEDLDHTEMVVMGKGLAFQKRPGDEIDTEKIEKTFITPSEGFANKLSELLDEIPYEIMVLAKDIIEMATSELNTELNDSLYLSLADHIHFALTRLKDGIPIKNALMWEVQKFYKDEYQVARKVLELIEARTGQRLPEDESASIALHLFNARQDCSRMEETVKMTAIVGDISDIVKYHYSINFDVESMNYSRFITHLRYFAYRMLRGELNDDQNDMLYEQVKMQYPEAFECSRKVQAYLEREYQMQMTKDELAYFMIHIQRVTSREKS, via the coding sequence ATGTTAATTAAAAGGGTATTCAATAATAATGTCGCATTGACAGAGGATTTAGATCATACGGAAATGGTTGTTATGGGTAAAGGTCTAGCTTTTCAAAAAAGGCCAGGCGACGAGATAGATACCGAAAAAATTGAGAAGACCTTTATCACCCCTTCCGAAGGCTTTGCTAACAAACTATCTGAACTACTTGATGAAATACCTTATGAAATAATGGTTCTTGCAAAAGATATTATCGAAATGGCAACTAGCGAATTAAATACGGAATTAAATGATTCCTTATACTTGTCACTAGCAGACCATATACACTTTGCGCTCACTAGGTTAAAGGATGGAATTCCAATAAAAAATGCGCTGATGTGGGAAGTGCAAAAGTTCTATAAAGATGAATATCAAGTTGCGCGCAAGGTATTAGAACTTATTGAAGCAAGAACAGGTCAACGATTACCAGAGGATGAATCGGCATCCATTGCCCTTCATTTATTTAATGCAAGACAAGACTGCTCTAGAATGGAAGAGACTGTGAAGATGACGGCTATCGTCGGTGATATTAGTGATATTGTAAAGTACCATTACAGCATTAATTTTGATGTAGAGTCAATGAATTATAGCCGATTCATTACACATCTTCGTTATTTTGCTTACCGAATGCTACGCGGAGAACTAAATGACGATCAAAATGATATGCTATATGAGCAAGTAAAGATGCAGTATCCCGAAGCTTTTGAATGCAGCAGAAAAGTACAAGCCTACTTAGAGCGAGAGTATCAAATGCAGATGACCAAAGACGAACTTGCTTACTTTATGATTCATATTCAAAGGGTTACAAGTAGAGAGAAAAGTTAA
- a CDS encoding NAD(P)/FAD-dependent oxidoreductase encodes MKKLVILGGGYGGIKVLTGLLDYQIPEDIHITVVDRNPFRSLKTEFYTIAAGTVAEKDVRVEFPDDKRVQYVFRDITKIDTENQQIIFQDFEDPLTYDYLVIGLGCEDNYHGTPGAEEFTESVQTFQKARHTGVAVGNLKAYGKVSIVGAGLSGIEVASEIRESRPDLNIRLLDRGASVLKAFDSKIQSYVEDWFVEKNVEVIHHSNVEYVEKDGVCNNGVCFLNDVTIWTAGVRPNYLVRELPFAKDNQDKIIVNDYYQVPSNPNIYVLGDCASSYYSPSAQLAGMQGERIADVLLAILTGKKPKTPKEIKLKGTLGSLGKSDGFGNMMKTPFTGFLPRLAKSGVLWLSKRH; translated from the coding sequence ATGAAGAAACTCGTCATATTAGGCGGGGGTTATGGTGGCATAAAAGTATTAACAGGACTGCTTGATTATCAAATACCTGAAGACATACATATCACTGTCGTAGATCGTAATCCATTTCGTTCGTTGAAAACAGAATTCTATACAATTGCGGCGGGCACGGTTGCAGAAAAAGATGTGCGCGTTGAGTTTCCAGACGATAAGCGCGTTCAATACGTATTTCGTGATATAACAAAAATTGACACTGAAAACCAGCAAATTATCTTCCAAGATTTTGAAGATCCACTTACCTATGATTACTTAGTTATTGGTCTTGGCTGTGAAGATAATTATCACGGAACACCTGGAGCTGAGGAGTTCACTGAAAGTGTGCAAACCTTCCAGAAGGCACGACACACCGGTGTCGCAGTCGGCAATTTAAAAGCTTACGGAAAGGTATCTATTGTCGGAGCTGGCTTAAGTGGGATTGAAGTCGCATCGGAAATAAGGGAGAGCAGACCAGACTTGAATATTCGCTTGCTCGACCGTGGAGCTTCCGTATTAAAAGCATTCGATTCTAAAATTCAATCTTATGTAGAAGACTGGTTTGTAGAAAAAAATGTAGAAGTCATTCACCATTCAAACGTAGAGTACGTAGAAAAAGATGGTGTATGCAATAACGGCGTTTGCTTCCTTAACGATGTCACCATTTGGACTGCAGGCGTCAGACCGAATTACTTAGTACGTGAATTACCGTTTGCAAAGGATAACCAAGACAAGATAATTGTCAATGACTATTACCAAGTTCCAAGCAATCCAAATATATATGTCTTAGGTGATTGTGCATCGTCTTATTACTCACCTAGTGCACAGCTAGCGGGTATGCAAGGCGAAAGAATTGCCGACGTGCTGTTAGCGATACTTACAGGTAAAAAACCTAAAACACCTAAGGAAATAAAGTTAAAAGGAACGCTCGGTTCGTTAGGAAAATCTGATGGGTTCGGTAACATGATGAAAACACCATTTACTGGATTCCTGCCCCGATTAGCTAAATCTGGTGTGTTATGGCTTAGTAAACGACATTAA
- a CDS encoding glycoside hydrolase family 1 protein, with amino-acid sequence MSQFKAKFPQGFLWGGATAANQIEGAFDEDGKGLSAADFVEYIPKNERTKDTAIEVTSEQIRRILSGESTARYPKREGIDFYHRYKEDIALLAEMGFKAFRLSIHWSRIFPNGYDEMPNEAGLQFYDNIFDELAKYDIEPVVTLSHYETPYGLTEKYNGWAGRETIDHFVRYAETVFTRYRDKVKYWISFNEINMITISPFTGGGVVSDKEKNPEQAKYQGLHHQFVASSLATKKLHEIIPGGQMGCMLARMSTYPFTPNPEDVLKAQQDNQANLFFTDVHARGEYPKYMDRFFAENGIEIVKETGDDEILKQYPVDYISFSYYMSMLSSASPEGEVTEGNLMNSLKNPYLQASEWGWQIDPIGLRVALNDLYDRYQLPLFLVENGLGAYDKVEEDGSIHDSYRISYLSKHIEQMREAIGDGVDLMGYLAWGPIDLVSMSTSEMSKRYGFIYVDKDDEGEGTLARSRKDSFQWYKEVIESNGEIL; translated from the coding sequence ATGTCACAATTTAAAGCAAAATTTCCACAAGGTTTTCTTTGGGGAGGAGCAACAGCTGCAAACCAAATCGAAGGTGCATTTGATGAGGATGGTAAAGGATTATCAGCGGCTGATTTTGTTGAATACATTCCGAAGAATGAACGTACAAAAGATACTGCAATAGAAGTTACATCTGAGCAAATCAGACGAATATTAAGTGGTGAATCTACTGCACGTTATCCGAAACGCGAAGGAATCGATTTCTATCACCGCTATAAAGAGGATATCGCATTGCTAGCAGAGATGGGCTTTAAGGCATTCCGGCTTTCCATTCATTGGTCACGAATTTTCCCGAATGGCTATGATGAAATGCCGAATGAAGCTGGATTACAGTTCTATGACAATATATTTGATGAATTAGCGAAATATGATATTGAGCCAGTTGTGACACTATCTCACTATGAAACACCTTATGGCCTGACGGAAAAATATAACGGCTGGGCAGGTCGTGAAACAATTGATCATTTCGTACGCTATGCTGAAACAGTATTTACAAGGTACCGTGATAAAGTAAAATATTGGATTTCATTTAATGAAATTAATATGATTACAATCAGTCCATTTACTGGAGGCGGAGTCGTATCAGATAAAGAGAAAAACCCGGAACAAGCGAAATACCAAGGCTTGCATCATCAGTTCGTGGCAAGCTCACTGGCTACAAAGAAATTACATGAAATTATTCCAGGTGGTCAAATGGGTTGTATGCTTGCGAGAATGAGCACATATCCATTCACACCAAACCCAGAAGATGTACTCAAGGCACAACAGGATAACCAAGCAAACTTATTCTTTACAGATGTACATGCTCGTGGGGAGTATCCGAAATATATGGATCGTTTCTTCGCAGAGAATGGCATTGAAATTGTAAAAGAGACAGGCGATGATGAAATTCTAAAACAATATCCAGTTGATTACATTTCATTCAGCTACTATATGTCAATGCTATCCTCTGCATCACCTGAAGGAGAAGTGACGGAAGGGAATCTGATGAATTCGTTGAAAAATCCTTATCTGCAAGCTTCAGAATGGGGCTGGCAAATCGATCCAATTGGTCTGCGAGTTGCATTGAATGATCTGTACGATCGTTATCAATTACCACTATTTCTTGTGGAAAACGGATTAGGTGCTTACGATAAAGTCGAAGAAGATGGTTCAATCCATGATAGCTACCGCATTAGCTATTTGAGCAAACACATTGAGCAAATGAGGGAAGCAATCGGTGATGGCGTTGACTTAATGGGTTACTTAGCATGGGGACCTATCGATCTTGTTTCCATGTCAACAAGTGAAATGTCGAAACGCTATGGCTTCATTTATGTTGATAAAGATGATGAAGGTGAGGGTACTTTAGCCAGAAGCCGTAAAGATTCTTTCCAATGGTATAAAGAAGTTATTGAAAGTAATGGAGAAATACTATAA
- a CDS encoding PaaI family thioesterase — MDNVIHAIQDEYADDYVWCYGCGRLNEHGLHLRTGWQGEETITVYTPLPEHTAIPGFVYGGLIASLIDCHGTGSASLALHRKNGHEPGYEVEPPRFVTASLSIDFMKPTPLGVRLKAVSILEEVHPKRWKIHVEVFANNLVCAKGMVDAVVMPKSFV, encoded by the coding sequence GTGGATAACGTGATACATGCAATTCAAGACGAGTATGCAGATGATTATGTTTGGTGCTATGGTTGTGGGAGATTAAATGAACATGGATTACATCTTAGAACGGGGTGGCAAGGAGAAGAAACGATAACGGTTTATACTCCACTTCCAGAACATACTGCAATACCTGGTTTTGTCTATGGTGGATTGATTGCCTCTTTAATTGATTGCCATGGGACTGGATCTGCATCGCTCGCATTACACCGTAAAAATGGTCATGAACCAGGTTATGAAGTTGAGCCGCCAAGATTTGTTACGGCATCACTTTCGATTGATTTTATGAAACCAACCCCACTAGGAGTACGTTTAAAGGCAGTTAGCATATTGGAAGAGGTTCATCCTAAGCGGTGGAAAATACACGTAGAAGTATTTGCCAACAATTTGGTTTGCGCGAAGGGTATGGTTGATGCTGTTGTGATGCCGAAATCTTTTGTCTAA
- a CDS encoding YcxB family protein has translation MEINYNLTEEDYLNFNLFHMKNSKSVMNSLKMQRFLTPIFFILISYLFSQLGDTPFLFAFIPFLIISIIWIVFYPRFFYKTVIRNVKKMIREGRNGGLIGKHRMIITEDGITETTSTDETKVNWSGIQAFKEDNDYFYLYNSSVSAYILPKRELKNADEVKDYLKKYSIA, from the coding sequence TTGGAGATAAACTACAACCTCACAGAAGAGGATTACCTGAACTTTAATCTTTTTCACATGAAAAACTCTAAATCCGTTATGAATTCACTAAAGATGCAACGATTTTTAACACCAATATTCTTTATCTTAATATCCTATCTATTTTCTCAGCTTGGTGACACACCATTTCTTTTCGCATTTATACCTTTTTTAATTATCAGCATCATATGGATCGTGTTTTATCCAAGGTTTTTCTACAAAACAGTTATCAGAAATGTAAAGAAAATGATTCGTGAAGGTCGGAATGGCGGACTGATTGGGAAACATCGTATGATCATTACAGAAGATGGAATAACAGAAACCACTTCTACTGACGAAACAAAAGTGAACTGGTCTGGTATTCAGGCATTCAAAGAAGACAATGATTACTTTTATCTCTATAATAGTTCCGTTAGTGCCTATATCTTGCCTAAAAGGGAATTAAAGAATGCAGATGAAGTAAAAGATTACTTGAAAAAATATTCGATTGCTTAA
- a CDS encoding ATP-dependent DNA helicase — translation MTTKRSLPFTVSKTENFFDRLGDYIGDVFYDILPEQGFELRDEQIYMAFQLENAIKNKRTIFAEAGVGTGKTLVYLLYAICYARYIGKPAIISCADETLIEQLVKKGGDIEKLEKALDLQIDVRLAKAREQYVCVKKLDPLANMTDDEDILRVHDQIPDFVYDSGTSMKTFERYGDRKEYPWVPNETWGKIAWDPLQQCSTCEFRHRSGQTLNREYYRHATDIIICSHDFYMEHIWTKESRKREGQMPLLPEASSVVFDEGHLLEFAAQKGLTYRYNLDTLTNVLTGYMGQDIREESLLLVEDILELNDAWFELLGDTATAVEGSNRKQLAPSKKMLQMARDLDDKVQQLLEQLVFDSELFTMDDYYIKIIEEYLEFFDYGLSILLKDDEGIYWLEENESTTSFVIMPRLVEDVLKQEVFSQKIPFIFSSATLADGGDFAYIASSLGIEEYDSFSVASPFNYDEQMKIESHLDTGNLEKWQGIYSKLLENSGASLVLFSTEHEMELFREWANNQTWPFALLYEGDKEISTMVREFQLEESAVLFAHHLWEGLDVPGEALTQVIISSLPFPPKDAVFEAKRKHAANPDQEVDAPYMLLRMRQGIGRLIRTSSDHGVIHIWMTEEEKGKYGKSIEKVMPVGIDW, via the coding sequence ATGACCACAAAGCGCTCGCTTCCATTTACTGTTTCAAAAACAGAAAATTTCTTTGATCGTTTAGGCGATTATATTGGTGATGTTTTTTATGATATTTTACCTGAACAAGGATTTGAATTACGAGATGAACAAATTTACATGGCATTCCAGTTGGAAAATGCTATTAAAAATAAACGTACGATATTTGCGGAAGCGGGTGTAGGGACGGGAAAGACACTCGTTTATTTATTATACGCGATTTGTTATGCGCGATATATTGGAAAACCAGCGATAATTTCTTGTGCCGATGAAACACTCATTGAGCAGCTTGTGAAAAAAGGTGGCGACATCGAAAAGCTAGAAAAAGCACTAGACTTGCAAATTGATGTGCGACTGGCAAAAGCACGAGAGCAGTATGTTTGTGTGAAGAAGCTGGACCCGCTTGCGAATATGACAGACGATGAAGATATTTTACGCGTACACGATCAGATTCCTGACTTTGTCTACGATTCAGGAACTTCGATGAAGACATTTGAACGTTATGGTGACAGAAAGGAATATCCATGGGTACCGAATGAAACATGGGGGAAGATTGCTTGGGATCCATTACAGCAATGCTCTACCTGTGAGTTTCGCCACCGTAGCGGGCAGACATTAAACAGAGAGTATTACCGACATGCAACAGATATTATCATTTGTTCCCATGACTTTTATATGGAGCATATTTGGACGAAGGAATCACGTAAACGTGAAGGGCAAATGCCTCTTTTACCAGAAGCAAGCTCGGTAGTTTTTGATGAAGGACATCTATTAGAGTTCGCGGCACAAAAGGGATTAACCTATCGATATAATTTAGATACTTTGACGAATGTGTTAACTGGCTATATGGGTCAAGATATTCGTGAGGAATCCTTACTATTAGTTGAGGATATTCTGGAGTTGAATGATGCTTGGTTTGAGCTTCTAGGAGATACTGCTACAGCTGTCGAAGGGTCGAATCGGAAGCAATTAGCGCCTTCGAAAAAGATGCTGCAAATGGCACGCGATTTGGATGACAAAGTACAGCAACTACTTGAACAACTCGTCTTTGATTCTGAATTATTCACGATGGACGACTATTATATTAAAATTATCGAGGAGTATTTGGAGTTCTTCGATTATGGCCTATCGATTTTATTAAAGGATGATGAAGGAATCTACTGGCTGGAGGAAAATGAAAGTACGACGAGCTTTGTTATTATGCCGCGATTGGTCGAGGATGTACTGAAGCAGGAAGTATTTTCGCAAAAAATTCCTTTCATATTCTCCTCGGCAACATTAGCGGATGGTGGAGACTTTGCATATATAGCCAGCAGTTTAGGGATTGAGGAATATGATTCCTTCTCTGTTGCCTCGCCATTTAATTATGACGAACAGATGAAAATCGAGAGTCATTTGGATACAGGCAATTTAGAAAAATGGCAAGGTATTTATTCGAAGCTACTAGAAAATAGTGGGGCTTCACTAGTATTATTCTCTACTGAACACGAGATGGAGCTTTTCCGTGAATGGGCAAACAATCAGACATGGCCATTTGCATTACTATATGAAGGCGATAAAGAAATAAGTACAATGGTACGTGAATTCCAGCTGGAGGAGTCAGCCGTACTGTTTGCGCATCATCTCTGGGAAGGCTTGGATGTTCCGGGAGAGGCATTAACACAGGTTATCATTTCCTCCCTGCCATTTCCGCCAAAAGACGCGGTATTTGAAGCGAAACGGAAGCATGCAGCAAATCCCGATCAAGAAGTCGATGCACCGTATATGCTCCTAAGAATGCGTCAAGGAATTGGCAGATTAATTAGGACAAGCTCGGACCATGGAGTTATTCATATTTGGATGACGGAAGAAGAAAAGGGCAAATATGGAAAGTCTATTGAGAAAGTAATGCCTGTCGGTATTGATTGGTAG
- a CDS encoding beta-glucoside-specific PTS transporter subunit IIABC yields the protein MINKQLGDKIIELVGGEDNVNSLVHCATRLRFKLDDSSQANDKALKDLPDVLTVVEKGGQYQVVVGNKVGKVYTEIMNNHKISAGDSENGNKDDGDKEKVGVVSKVFEYISGTFSPLIPALAGAGMIKALLAVLSLIGWIDVEGSTYAVLNAASSGLFYFLPIFVGISAAKKLNVNPFVGGTIAAGLLDPNFTALLASTGDVNFMGIPLVMSDYASTVFPLLIAMAIYAPLERFVKKYTPDTIQLFFVPMVGILVMVPLTALVFGPFAQYISAAIAGGITFMLDFSAILTGVIIAAIWPILVILGVHWGIVPIMIDNFSRGGDAIGPITAAATFAQMGIAFGIFLRSQNNKNLRSLSFAGTLSGLFAGVTEPILYGLILRYKKLLPLLLIAGAIGGAIIATFDVRVFSFVFNSAFTIPAYSPIMGYVIGIGAAFVAGTILAFIFGTEGKKKEVNTEEVPKEKPAVAPVSERKERIELTAPITGEMIPLEDVDDPVFSSGAMGKGVGIEPNEGVVVAPFDGKVVTIFPTKHAIGLVSDAGVEVLIHVGLDTVQLDGKHYEAFVETGDVIKKGQKLVAFDIEGIKKDGYKTTTPVIITNTANYLDVLPTASRFVNVEEEILTIVK from the coding sequence ATGATTAATAAACAATTAGGAGACAAAATTATTGAGTTAGTCGGTGGAGAAGATAATGTAAATTCCCTTGTCCATTGTGCAACAAGATTAAGATTTAAGTTAGATGATAGCAGTCAAGCGAATGATAAGGCATTAAAGGATCTTCCTGATGTGCTTACAGTAGTAGAGAAGGGTGGACAATATCAAGTTGTCGTAGGAAATAAAGTTGGAAAAGTTTATACAGAAATCATGAACAATCATAAAATTAGTGCAGGAGATTCTGAAAATGGCAATAAAGATGATGGGGACAAAGAGAAGGTTGGCGTTGTATCCAAAGTCTTTGAATATATTTCGGGAACATTTTCTCCCTTAATTCCAGCGCTTGCTGGTGCTGGAATGATAAAAGCTTTACTTGCGGTTCTTTCTTTAATTGGATGGATTGACGTTGAGGGTTCAACGTATGCCGTATTAAATGCTGCATCGAGTGGACTATTTTACTTCTTGCCAATCTTTGTAGGAATTTCTGCAGCGAAGAAGCTGAATGTAAATCCGTTTGTTGGGGGGACCATTGCAGCTGGATTGCTAGATCCGAACTTTACGGCTCTTTTAGCAAGTACAGGCGATGTAAACTTTATGGGGATCCCGCTCGTTATGTCGGATTATGCATCAACCGTATTTCCATTACTAATCGCAATGGCAATCTATGCACCGTTAGAGCGATTCGTTAAAAAATATACACCAGATACGATTCAATTATTCTTTGTACCAATGGTTGGTATATTAGTAATGGTACCATTAACAGCATTAGTATTTGGCCCGTTTGCACAATACATTAGTGCAGCTATTGCAGGTGGAATTACCTTCATGTTAGATTTCTCAGCAATTCTAACTGGTGTTATCATTGCGGCTATTTGGCCAATATTAGTTATTTTAGGTGTGCATTGGGGTATTGTTCCAATTATGATCGATAACTTCTCTCGTGGTGGAGATGCAATCGGACCAATCACGGCAGCAGCTACTTTTGCACAAATGGGTATCGCATTTGGTATCTTCCTGCGCTCACAAAATAATAAAAATTTACGATCTCTATCATTTGCAGGTACTTTATCAGGCTTATTTGCAGGGGTAACGGAGCCGATTCTATACGGATTAATTCTGCGATATAAAAAATTACTTCCGTTATTATTAATTGCAGGTGCAATTGGTGGTGCGATTATTGCAACATTTGATGTACGAGTATTTTCATTTGTATTTAATAGTGCCTTTACTATTCCGGCTTATTCACCAATTATGGGCTATGTCATTGGAATTGGGGCAGCATTTGTAGCAGGAACAATCTTAGCATTTATCTTCGGAACAGAAGGTAAGAAAAAAGAAGTTAATACAGAAGAAGTACCAAAAGAAAAACCTGCGGTAGCTCCTGTATCAGAAAGAAAAGAAAGAATTGAATTGACTGCACCAATTACAGGTGAAATGATTCCATTAGAAGATGTTGATGATCCAGTATTTTCAAGCGGGGCAATGGGTAAAGGTGTTGGAATTGAACCAAATGAAGGTGTAGTTGTTGCGCCATTTGACGGAAAAGTAGTAACAATTTTCCCTACAAAACACGCAATTGGATTAGTAAGTGATGCCGGCGTGGAAGTATTGATTCACGTTGGGCTCGACACCGTTCAGTTAGATGGTAAACATTACGAGGCATTTGTTGAAACTGGCGATGTTATTAAAAAAGGTCAGAAGCTTGTAGCCTTTGATATAGAAGGAATTAAAAAAGATGGCTACAAAACGACAACACCTGTCATTATCACAAATACAGCAAACTATTTAGATGTTTTACCAACAGCATCACGTTTTGTTAACGTTGAAGAAGAGATTCTAACTATTGTTAAATAG